From Drosophila suzukii chromosome 2R, CBGP_Dsuzu_IsoJpt1.0, whole genome shotgun sequence, a single genomic window includes:
- the mim gene encoding AF4/FMR2 family member lilli isoform X1 — protein sequence MDLSLERDSSALGSLFQQIINDMKNTSPLWEDFVAKAGKLHTCLRAAIQAIAAYLDAFQKIADAATNSRGASKEIGTALTRVCLRHKAVETRLKTFTSAIMDCLVQPLQDKIEDWKRTVATIDKDHAKEYKRCRSELKKRSSDTLRLQKKARKGQTDGLQSLMDSHMQDVTLRRAELEDVEKKSLRAAMVEERLRYCSFVHMLQPVVHEECEVMSELGHLQEAMQSIALVTKEPSVLPQASEELIHDAKASINLYPESPGGGSGSQGGGCSNSLGSRKSSVCSISSMNSSGSSNSPGHHHYPRSLSQTSNATNQTANVSTWPPHSQDVVDTLPPTADRPHTISTAYEKGHQRPPLTVYTFQNPETIHESGSCLNNGSGPPNGQPSSGQATPATQKSPAASLSRPPLPVRCSSLERPLSAQSNHRQGSGSNLLQRQCPSPIPAHITKELSAAHHAQQQQQQQNQQPQTPPTYVNMSELATMAALKLTNQQQQQQKPTPPPLQQQSSIDSTGSQHSNDSSGSHQLLQQQQHHQQQQHHSQPNHHSATATRSHSISSTASSLHSHPSIDSTVACGSLVGQPNHSTSTNTNTTSPSSGSSTPQNHYSPLLTNSPTSTAAGTPSGSSLGPGSSLGFVYQVSSPTPPSSEVLKITEQAAAGQDQGPVNSGAEDTDERSRASVLQKASMFEKAAAAAAVSPPAPNQSPAASSPASGGGARRSEAEQQEMDKSFEDSIQALNNLIGELDSFQREIDEGKGKPMSSIVSSNNNNTTTSSNSSSDNNNLPAISSNIEPCAISNQTNSSGCGTDISDTTSDELAGDDMDARRQDRDRDMLGASDSELSRCYVSETSSLTGGLTAGGYENPTFAHFVANANREDVVSLASDSVCLGQPRHAYVDTCSDSGSAVVVIYDHQIPNTPDIEFVKQNSEIVVLRTKDPQPQTLQLHEMRELQQLPANLAGSPDSSPDSSGGQAPATATVAPAKQRLSSFRATSEQQLQLLGRGSPQRGKATSEQAAQSRPQDQHFPAQAHPQQQDSNGSSQPVDPMRRQLPPKPTSLSIFNGPAPSVGDRPLVPRKSDFKADLDAKIRRQKQKVKQQLQQQQQQQQQQSPQPQQAPQEPQHSPQSPQTRNCNVTNNPAANVTASASASASAFTDQAHRMPNQNQIATSNHKQCKTPATMALSPSSSPRGHLPSALSSSSLSSLPLPATTSSPSNAPPSMLPASDRPPAHPYVCSNAPANPHHANSITNANATANLKPCITPRPASLSGGAAGGGSTRIARRSSINQAKPPPPVRRSSSVTPSPNASVGLQHQQQQHATLSQQNHQLSSSSEHLPPPPAFMLDAVPQMPSSALKVSETVRALAAMRHQPASPVSLRRLQQQQQQQQLQQQQQQLHQQHVQQQQPLLQSVHHNPLNDDPTVYYDSYMDLHAYAQALANGQQMSNPQRFTHQQQQQQQQNHYLQQQQQHQPAQQPPVYQAPPPVDATFRTSSPAAGGGGGIYAQPKLVNSMSSFRTSSPSPNGHAHPLPPTQPKTNPNLIAQLNARLSGKQQQPHQQQQVEGIYGNQQAPGGESIYMRSGLSMSQPPQQQHYDGKSSNQMQQQQQQHRIYASFGTSSSAMSSAHVANSSTKQPSILTPTASFNALPHFPLSSSTSSLLSKVGSFSNSSSASPPPTAAASGSANSHYQPPQPPTAAVAGSKDFAIYSSSFTKNPAAAQAPNMRQAHSHHQQQQQQQHYTCPPPLEDPPPPPIYAAGASATMPKKMARPPTGQNAHAAHPSAYAAASATATLPKNMVQQHQRLQQQQHQQQQQQYQQPAGMGIGNGNGHLTQRPQLPLPQQKLRAAQQQHLAEQQQHQLQQQHQQRQPPIPSRHSSVQQKIFVSTNPFIQTTAVKFHSPSASPTCGSPVTGSVSGSGSLASIYATTSRGGHHHQQQQQHAHQQQLQQQQQHYYRDVAGGNSNGGNAYYNHNAHAHSQAHHSNYATSTNIEKTGSIRAKTKAEFLENLNAKLAKQGMSGRAFAVRNLINSKALMYQNPQNLSRPSAQYRRPPTYPNTSTTTNATCEDQC from the exons AATACTTCGCCACTGTGGGAGGATTTTGTGGCTAAGGCCGGAAAACTGCACACATGCTTGAG GGCCGCCATCCAGGCAATCGCCGCCTATTTGGATGCCTTCCAAAAGATAGCCGATGCGGCGACCAATTCAAGAG GAGCCTCCAAGGAGATCGGCACAGCCCTGACCCGCGTCTGCCTGCGCCACAAGGCCGTGGAGACGCGTCTGAAGACCTTCACCAGCGCCATCATGGATTGCCTGGTGCAGCCGCTGCAGGACAAGATCGAGGACTGGAAGCGCACGGTGGCCACCATCGACAAGGATCATGCCAAAGAATACAAGCGCTGTCGCAGCGAGTTGAAGAAGCGCTCCAGCGACACGCTGCGCCTGCAGAAGAAGGCTCGCAAGGGTCAGACGGATGGGTTGCAATCTTTGATGGACTCCCACATGCAGGATGTCACCCTGCGGCGGGCTGAGCTAGAGGACGTGGAGAAGAAGTCCTTGAGGGCGGCCATGGTGGAGGAGCGGCTTCGCTACTGCAGCTTCGTTCACATGCTGCAGCCGGTGGTGCACGAGGAGTGCGAGGTCATGTCCGAGTTGGGACATCTTCAG GAGGCCATGCAGTCGATCGCCCTGGTCACCAAGGAGCCCAGTGTCCTACCCCAGGCCTCCGAGGAGCTCATCCATGACGCCAAGGCCAGCATTAATCTGTATCCAGAGTCACCGGGCGGAGGTTCCGGCTCGCAGGGCGGTGGCTGCTCCAACTCGCTGGGCTCCCGAAAGAGCTCCGTGTGCTCCATCAGCAGCATGAACAGCAGCGGCTCGAGCAACTCGCCAGGACACCACCACTATCCGCGCTCCCTGTCGCAG ACTTCGAATGCAACGAATCAGACGGCAAATGTCTCCACCTGGCCGCCACATTCCCAGGACGTGGTGGACACCCTGCCACCGACCGCCGATCGTCCGCACACCATTTCGACGGCCTACGAAAAGGGTCACCAGCGCCCGCCGCTGACCGTCTACACGTTCCAGAACCCGGAGACCATACACGAGTCGGGAAGCTGCCTGAACAACGGGTCCGGTCCCCCGAATGGTCAGCCTTCCTCGGGACAGGCCACGCCGGCCACCCAGAAGTCACCGGCTGCCTCACTTAGTCGGCCACCCTTGCCAGTT CGCTGTTCTTCGCTGGAGCGACCGCTTTCGGCCCAGAGTAACCACCGCCAGGGAAGCGGGAGCAACCTGCTGCAGCGCCAGTGCCCCTCACCGATTCCGGCTCATATCACGAAAG AGCTGTCCGCAGCGCATCAtgcacagcagcagcagcagcagcaaaaccAGCAGCCCCAGACGCCGCCCACCTATGTGAACATGTCCGAGCTGGCCACCATGGCGGCCTTGAAGCTGACcaaccagcagcagcagcagcagaagccTACTCCGCCGCCCCTGCAGCAGCAGAGCTCCATCGACTCGACCGGCTCCCAGCATTCCAACGACTCCTCCGGCTCGCACCAGCTcctccagcagcagcagcaccatcagcaacagcagcatcaCTCGCAGCCGAATCACCACTCAGCCACCGCCACACGCTCCCATTCCATATCCTCGACGGCCTCGTCACTGCACTCGCATCCGTCGATCGACTCCACCGTCGCTTGCGGCTCTTTGGTGGGCCAGCCCAACCACAGCACCAGCACCAACACGAACACCACCTCGCCGTCCAGTGGCAGCTCCACGCCACAGAACCATTACTCGCCCCTGCTAACCAACTCCCCCACGTCCACTGCCGCAGGTACTCCGAGTGGCAGCAGTCTAGGTCCCGGATCCTCTCTGGGATTTGTCTACCAGGTCAGCTCTCCGACGCCCCCCTCCAGCGAGGTACTGAAGATCACCGAGCAGGCGGCAGCTGGACAGGATCAAGGGCCGGTGAACAGCGGAGCAGAGGATACGGATGAGCGATCGCGGGCCTCCGTTCTGCAGAAGGCCTCCATGTTCGAGAAGgcggcagcagcggcagcggtATCGCCTCCGGCTCCCAATCAGTCACCAGCAGCATCTTCTCCAGCTTCGGGAGGCGGAGCACGACGATCCGAGGCGGAGCAGCAGGAAATGG ACAAGTCTTTCGAAGATTCAATACAAGcactaaataatttaattggCGAACTAGACTCGTTCCAACGCGAGATCGATGAGGGCAAGGGCAAGCCGATGAGCAGCATAgtcagcagcaacaacaacaatacgacgaccagcagcaacagcagcagcgacaacaacaaccTGCCCGCcatcagcagcaacatcgaGCCCTGCGCCATCAGCAATCAAACAAATTCGAGCGGCTGCGGAACGGACATATCGGACACCACCTCCGACGAACTGGCTGGCGACGACATGGACGCCAGGCGGCAGGATCGGGACCGGGACATGCTGGGCGCCAGCGATTCGGAGCTGAGTCGCTGCTATGTGAGCGAGACGAGTTCGCTGACCGGTGGCCTAACGGCCGGCGGCTATGAGAATCCCACCTTCGCGCACTTTGTGGCCAATGCGAATCGGGAGGATGTCGTTTCGCTGGCCTCGGACAGCGTCTGTCTCGGTCAGCCGCGTCACGCCTACGTGGACACGTGCAGCGATAGTGGCAGTGCCGTGGTGGTGATCTATGATCATCAGATTCCCAACACCCCAGACATTGAGTTCGTGAAGCAGAACTCAGAGATCGTAGTGCTGCGGACGAAGGACCCGCAGCCGCAAACCCTGCAGCTGCACGAGATGCGCGAGCTGCAGCAGCTGCCGGCCAATCTGGCCGGTTCGCCGGACTCCTCGCCGGACTCGTCCGGTGGCCAGGCACCGGCGACAGCAACTGTGGCGCCCGCCAAGCAGCGACTCTCCTCGTTTCGGGCCACCAGtgagcagcagctgcagctcCTCGGACGCGGAAGCCCGCAAAGAGGTAAAGCAACCAGTGAGCAGGCGGCACAGAGCAGGCCACAGGACCAGCATTTCCCAGCACAGGCACATCCCCAGCAGCAGGATAGTAACGGCAGTAGCCAGCCAGTAGATCCCATGAGGCGCCAGCTGCCGCCCAAGCCCACCAGCTTGAGTATTTTCAATGGCCCCGCGCCCAGTGTGGGCGATAGGCCCCTGGTGCCCCGAAAATCGGACTTTAAGGCCGATCTAGATGCGAAAATACGCAGGCAAAAGCAGAAGGTTAAACAGcagttgcagcagcaacagcagcagcagcagcaacaatcgCCGCAGCCGCAGCAAGCACCACAAGAACCGCAACACTCACCACAGTCGCCCCAAACCAGAAACTGTAATGTCACTAATAACCCAGCCGCCAATGTTactgcatctgcatctgcatccgCATCTGCATTCACCGACCAAGCTCATAGAATGCCAAACCAAAATCAGATAGCCACATCCAATCACAAGCAATGCAAGACGCCCGCAACAATGGCTCTGTCACCATCGTCATCTCCTCGCGGCCATCTACCATCTGCATTATCATCGTCATCGCTATCGTCATTACCATTACCAGCCACCACATCATCGCCATCAAATGCTCCGCCATCGATGTTGCCCGCCAGTGACCGACCACCCGCCCATCCATATGTGTGCTCCAATGCCCCAGCCAATCCCCATCATGCCAATAGCATTACCAATGCCAATGCCACTGCCAATCTCAAGCCGTGCATTACGCCCCGGCCGGCCTCGTTGTCGG GAGGAGCAGCGGGCGGTGGCTCCACGCGCATCGCACGTCGTTCGTCCATCAACCAGGCCAAGCCACCGCCGCCAGTGAGACGCAGCTCGTCGGTGACCCCCAGTCCCAATGCCTCGGTCGGG CTGCagcaccagcaacagcagcacgCGACTCTGTCGCAGCAGAATCACCAGCTAAGCAGCTCCAGCGAGCACTTACCACCGCCGCCGGCTTTCATGCTGGACGCCGTGCCCCAGATGCCCAGCTCAGCGCTAAAGGTATCGGAGACGGTGAGAGCCCTGGCAGCCATGCGGCACCAGCCGGCATCGCCTGTGTCTCTCAGACgcctgcagcagcaacagcagcagcagcaactacagcagcagcagcaacagctaCACCAGCAACAcgtgcagcagcagcaacccCTATTGCAG TCTGTGCACCACAATCCCCTGAACGATGACCCGACCGTCTACTACGACTCCTACATGGATCTGCACGCCTATGCCCAGGCCTTGGCCAATGGCCAGCAGATGTCCAACCCGCAACGCTTTAcccaccagcagcaacagcagcagcagcaaaaccactatctgcagcagcagcagcaacatcagccaGCGCAACAACCGCCTGTTTACCAAGCGCCGCCGCCTGTCGATGCC ACGTTCCGCACTTCATCACCAGCCGCTGGCGGAGGGGGCGGCATCTACGCCCAGCCCAAGCTGGTCAACAGCATGTCCAGCTTCCGCACCAGCAGCCCCAGTCCCAACGGACACGCTCACCCACTGCCACCGACACAGCCAAAGACGAATCCGAACCTAATTGCACAGCTCAATGCACGACTCAGCGgcaagcagcagcagccgcaccagcagcagcaggtcGAGGGGATCTATGGTAACCAACAGGCGCCCGGAGGAGAGTCCATCTACATGCGGAGTGGCTTGTCCATGTCGCAGCcgccacagcagcaacactaTGACGGTAAATCATCAAACCaaatgcagcagcagcagcagcagcatagAATTTACGCTAGTTTCGGCACCTCATCATCAGCAATGTCATCGGCCCATGTGGCCAACAGCAGCACTAAACAACCGTCCATTCTAACACCGACCGCCTCTTTCAATGCATTGCCCCACTTTCCCCTGTCTTCATCCACATCATCGTTGCTATCCAAAGTAGGCTCATTCTCGAACTCTTCATCCGCATCCCCACCGCCAACGGCAGCGGCCTCCGGCTCGGCCAACTCGCATTATCAGCCACCGCAGCCGCCGACAGCAGCAGTTGCTGGCAGCAAAGACTTTGCCATCTACTCAAGTTCGTTTACCAAAAATCCAGCAGCTGCGCAAGCGCCGAACATGCGACAGGCCCATTCCCAtcatcaacagcagcagcaacagcagcactACACCTGCCCGCCTCCACTGGAGGATCCCCCACCGCCGCCCATTTACGCCGCCGGTGCATCGGCCACGATGCCCAAGAAGATGGCCCGCCCGCCCACTGGCCAAAATGCACATGCGGCCCACCCGAGCGCCTATGCGGCTGCCTCGGCCACGGCCACGCTGCCTAAGAACATGGTGCAGCAGCATCAACGGttgcagcaacagcaacatcagcagcagcagcagcaatatcAACAGCCGGCGGGCATGGGCATTGGCAATGGCAATGGTCACTTGACTCAGCGTCCGCAGTTGCCGCTGCCCCAGCAGAAGTTGCGGGctgcacagcagcaacacttggcggagcagcagcaacatcagctgcagcagcaacaccagcaacgCCAGCCGCCCATACCTTCACGCCACTCGAGTGTGCAGCAAAAGATATTCGTCTCGACGAACCCATTCATACAGACAACGGCCGTCAAGTTTCACTCGCCCTCTGCCTCGCCCACTTGCGGCTCGCCAGTAACTGGATCTGTGTCTGGATCTGGATCCCTGGCCAGCATTTATGCCACAACCTCGCGTGGAGGCCACcatcaccagcagcagcagcaacatgctcaccagcagcaactgcagcaacagcagcagcactaTTATCGCGATGTTGCTGGGGGCAACAGCAATGGCGGCAATGCCTACTATAACCACAATGCCCATGCCCATTCCCAGGCACATCATTCAA ACTATGCCACAAGCACAAATATCGAAAAGACTGGCAGCATTCGGGCCAAGACCAAGGCCGAATTCCTCGAGAATCTCAACGCGAAGCTGGCGAAGCAGGGAATGTCTGGACGAGCATTTGCCGTGCGAAATCTCATTAACAGCAAGGCCCTG ATGTATCAGAATCCGCAAAATCTATCGCGCCCCAGTGCGCAATACCGTAGACCACCCACCTATCCCAACACCAGCACGACCACCAATGCCACTTGCGAAGATCAGTGCTAA
- the mim gene encoding hormone receptor 4 isoform X29, which yields MDLSLERDSSALGSLFQQIINDMKNTSPLWEDFVAKAGKLHTCLRAAIQAIAAYLDAFQKIADAATNSRGASKEIGTALTRVCLRHKAVETRLKTFTSAIMDCLVQPLQDKIEDWKRTVATIDKDHAKEYKRCRSELKKRSSDTLRLQKKARKGQTDGLQSLMDSHMQDVTLRRAELEDVEKKSLRAAMVEERLRYCSFVHMLQPVVHEECEVMSELGHLQEAMQSIALVTKEPSVLPQASEELIHDAKASINLYPESPGGGSGSQGGGCSNSLGSRKSSVCSISSMNSSGSSNSPGHHHYPRSLSQFVTPAIRLKPGESSDSGFCSSPALTTQTSNATNQTANVSTWPPHSQDVVDTLPPTADRPHTISTAYEKGHQRPPLTVYTFQNPETIHESGSCLNNGSGPPNGQPSSGQATPATQKSPAASLSRPPLPVRCSSLERPLSAQSNHRQGSGSNLLQRQCPSPIPAHITKGGAAGGGSTRIARRSSINQAKPPPPVRRSSSVTPSPNASVGLQHQQQQHATLSQQNHQLSSSSEHLPPPPAFMLDAVPQMPSSALKVSETVRALAAMRHQPASPVSLRRLQQQQQQQQLQQQQQQLHQQHVQQQQPLLQSVHHNPLNDDPTVYYDSYMDLHAYAQALANGQQMSNPQRFTHQQQQQQQQNHYLQQQQQHQPAQQPPVYQAPPPVDATFRTSSPAAGGGGGIYAQPKLVNSMSSFRTSSPSPNGHAHPLPPTQPKTNPNLIAQLNARLSGKQQQPHQQQQVEGIYGNQQAPGGESIYMRSGLSMSQPPQQQHYDAAAQAPNMRQAHSHHQQQQQQQHYTCPPPLEDPPPPPIYAAGASATMPKKMARPPTGQNAHAAHPSAYAAASATATLPKNMVQQHQRLQQQQHQQQQQQYQQPAGMGIGNGNGHLTQRPQLPLPQQKLRAAQQQHLAEQQQHQLQQQHQQRQPPIPSRHSSVQQKIFVSTNPFIQTTAVKFHSPSASPTCGSPVTGSVSGSGSLASIYATTSRGGHHHQQQQQHAHQQQLQQQQQHYYRDVAGGNSNGGNAYYNHNAHAHSQAHHSNYATSTNIEKTGSIRAKTKAEFLENLNAKLAKQGMSGRAFAVRNLINSKALMYQNPQNLSRPSAQYRRPPTYPNTSTTTNATCEDQC from the exons AATACTTCGCCACTGTGGGAGGATTTTGTGGCTAAGGCCGGAAAACTGCACACATGCTTGAG GGCCGCCATCCAGGCAATCGCCGCCTATTTGGATGCCTTCCAAAAGATAGCCGATGCGGCGACCAATTCAAGAG GAGCCTCCAAGGAGATCGGCACAGCCCTGACCCGCGTCTGCCTGCGCCACAAGGCCGTGGAGACGCGTCTGAAGACCTTCACCAGCGCCATCATGGATTGCCTGGTGCAGCCGCTGCAGGACAAGATCGAGGACTGGAAGCGCACGGTGGCCACCATCGACAAGGATCATGCCAAAGAATACAAGCGCTGTCGCAGCGAGTTGAAGAAGCGCTCCAGCGACACGCTGCGCCTGCAGAAGAAGGCTCGCAAGGGTCAGACGGATGGGTTGCAATCTTTGATGGACTCCCACATGCAGGATGTCACCCTGCGGCGGGCTGAGCTAGAGGACGTGGAGAAGAAGTCCTTGAGGGCGGCCATGGTGGAGGAGCGGCTTCGCTACTGCAGCTTCGTTCACATGCTGCAGCCGGTGGTGCACGAGGAGTGCGAGGTCATGTCCGAGTTGGGACATCTTCAG GAGGCCATGCAGTCGATCGCCCTGGTCACCAAGGAGCCCAGTGTCCTACCCCAGGCCTCCGAGGAGCTCATCCATGACGCCAAGGCCAGCATTAATCTGTATCCAGAGTCACCGGGCGGAGGTTCCGGCTCGCAGGGCGGTGGCTGCTCCAACTCGCTGGGCTCCCGAAAGAGCTCCGTGTGCTCCATCAGCAGCATGAACAGCAGCGGCTCGAGCAACTCGCCAGGACACCACCACTATCCGCGCTCCCTGTCGCAG TTTGTAACGCCCGCAATTCGCTTGAAACCTGGTGAATCCAGTGATAGTGGCTTTTGCTCATCGCCAGCTCTAACAACACAG ACTTCGAATGCAACGAATCAGACGGCAAATGTCTCCACCTGGCCGCCACATTCCCAGGACGTGGTGGACACCCTGCCACCGACCGCCGATCGTCCGCACACCATTTCGACGGCCTACGAAAAGGGTCACCAGCGCCCGCCGCTGACCGTCTACACGTTCCAGAACCCGGAGACCATACACGAGTCGGGAAGCTGCCTGAACAACGGGTCCGGTCCCCCGAATGGTCAGCCTTCCTCGGGACAGGCCACGCCGGCCACCCAGAAGTCACCGGCTGCCTCACTTAGTCGGCCACCCTTGCCAGTT CGCTGTTCTTCGCTGGAGCGACCGCTTTCGGCCCAGAGTAACCACCGCCAGGGAAGCGGGAGCAACCTGCTGCAGCGCCAGTGCCCCTCACCGATTCCGGCTCATATCACGAAAG GAGGAGCAGCGGGCGGTGGCTCCACGCGCATCGCACGTCGTTCGTCCATCAACCAGGCCAAGCCACCGCCGCCAGTGAGACGCAGCTCGTCGGTGACCCCCAGTCCCAATGCCTCGGTCGGG CTGCagcaccagcaacagcagcacgCGACTCTGTCGCAGCAGAATCACCAGCTAAGCAGCTCCAGCGAGCACTTACCACCGCCGCCGGCTTTCATGCTGGACGCCGTGCCCCAGATGCCCAGCTCAGCGCTAAAGGTATCGGAGACGGTGAGAGCCCTGGCAGCCATGCGGCACCAGCCGGCATCGCCTGTGTCTCTCAGACgcctgcagcagcaacagcagcagcagcaactacagcagcagcagcaacagctaCACCAGCAACAcgtgcagcagcagcaacccCTATTGCAG TCTGTGCACCACAATCCCCTGAACGATGACCCGACCGTCTACTACGACTCCTACATGGATCTGCACGCCTATGCCCAGGCCTTGGCCAATGGCCAGCAGATGTCCAACCCGCAACGCTTTAcccaccagcagcaacagcagcagcagcaaaaccactatctgcagcagcagcagcaacatcagccaGCGCAACAACCGCCTGTTTACCAAGCGCCGCCGCCTGTCGATGCC ACGTTCCGCACTTCATCACCAGCCGCTGGCGGAGGGGGCGGCATCTACGCCCAGCCCAAGCTGGTCAACAGCATGTCCAGCTTCCGCACCAGCAGCCCCAGTCCCAACGGACACGCTCACCCACTGCCACCGACACAGCCAAAGACGAATCCGAACCTAATTGCACAGCTCAATGCACGACTCAGCGgcaagcagcagcagccgcaccagcagcagcaggtcGAGGGGATCTATGGTAACCAACAGGCGCCCGGAGGAGAGTCCATCTACATGCGGAGTGGCTTGTCCATGTCGCAGCcgccacagcagcaacactaTGACG CAGCTGCGCAAGCGCCGAACATGCGACAGGCCCATTCCCAtcatcaacagcagcagcaacagcagcactACACCTGCCCGCCTCCACTGGAGGATCCCCCACCGCCGCCCATTTACGCCGCCGGTGCATCGGCCACGATGCCCAAGAAGATGGCCCGCCCGCCCACTGGCCAAAATGCACATGCGGCCCACCCGAGCGCCTATGCGGCTGCCTCGGCCACGGCCACGCTGCCTAAGAACATGGTGCAGCAGCATCAACGGttgcagcaacagcaacatcagcagcagcagcagcaatatcAACAGCCGGCGGGCATGGGCATTGGCAATGGCAATGGTCACTTGACTCAGCGTCCGCAGTTGCCGCTGCCCCAGCAGAAGTTGCGGGctgcacagcagcaacacttggcggagcagcagcaacatcagctgcagcagcaacaccagcaacgCCAGCCGCCCATACCTTCACGCCACTCGAGTGTGCAGCAAAAGATATTCGTCTCGACGAACCCATTCATACAGACAACGGCCGTCAAGTTTCACTCGCCCTCTGCCTCGCCCACTTGCGGCTCGCCAGTAACTGGATCTGTGTCTGGATCTGGATCCCTGGCCAGCATTTATGCCACAACCTCGCGTGGAGGCCACcatcaccagcagcagcagcaacatgctcaccagcagcaactgcagcaacagcagcagcactaTTATCGCGATGTTGCTGGGGGCAACAGCAATGGCGGCAATGCCTACTATAACCACAATGCCCATGCCCATTCCCAGGCACATCATTCAA ACTATGCCACAAGCACAAATATCGAAAAGACTGGCAGCATTCGGGCCAAGACCAAGGCCGAATTCCTCGAGAATCTCAACGCGAAGCTGGCGAAGCAGGGAATGTCTGGACGAGCATTTGCCGTGCGAAATCTCATTAACAGCAAGGCCCTG ATGTATCAGAATCCGCAAAATCTATCGCGCCCCAGTGCGCAATACCGTAGACCACCCACCTATCCCAACACCAGCACGACCACCAATGCCACTTGCGAAGATCAGTGCTAA